A genomic window from Glaciihabitans sp. INWT7 includes:
- a CDS encoding NADH-quinone oxidoreductase subunit N, with protein MTSMNMTYASLIPEVVLFAAAVITLLAGSYLPRNRQIFTRWFALGALLVSAATALVAAFQPATEIFTGTYAIDSATAVIRIAAPLATGVVILIGQDEFIGSARESETYALLVLATLGTVVVAGASDLLVVMGGYLLASIPLYALIGLSRTKRAAEATLKTYLLGAIFGVLLLAGITLLTSLGASSSYASLTRGLEHAPPAAVAAGFVAVIIGLLFKAGGVPGHFWIPDAAQSSGTAVAAFLTTVPKLGAVVALSRLVMVAPDTVHLPLLIGVLAALSMTVGNLAALAQTNVLRLLGWSTVSQVGYLLMPVAVITLATRASAALLTYLVLYAVTNLAVFAVVACLPRRQSLADWAGVAKTHPWLTGALIVGCLSLLGTPPTAVFAGKLAVFTATWDGGMAWLVVIAAANSVLSLGYYLRFFISPFNAPAAATDGSRTSSFPRRAYVIPVVLGIATLAAGPLALGLGLL; from the coding sequence ATGACATCGATGAACATGACCTATGCCTCCCTCATTCCCGAGGTCGTTCTCTTCGCGGCCGCGGTCATCACCCTCCTCGCCGGCAGCTATCTCCCCCGAAACCGGCAGATCTTCACCCGCTGGTTCGCCCTCGGAGCACTTCTGGTCAGCGCCGCCACAGCGCTGGTGGCGGCCTTCCAGCCCGCGACAGAAATCTTCACGGGAACCTACGCGATCGACAGCGCGACGGCGGTCATCCGTATCGCCGCGCCACTCGCGACAGGTGTGGTGATTCTGATCGGCCAGGATGAATTCATCGGCTCGGCTCGGGAAAGCGAGACCTATGCACTTCTCGTGCTTGCTACCCTCGGCACCGTCGTCGTCGCCGGTGCCAGCGATTTGCTGGTCGTCATGGGCGGATACCTTCTGGCCAGCATCCCCCTGTACGCGTTGATTGGCCTGTCCCGCACAAAGCGGGCAGCCGAGGCCACCCTGAAGACCTATCTTTTGGGCGCGATATTCGGAGTTTTGCTCCTCGCCGGCATCACCCTTCTCACGAGCCTCGGTGCGTCCAGCTCCTACGCGAGTCTCACGCGAGGGCTTGAGCACGCTCCGCCGGCTGCGGTCGCGGCGGGATTCGTCGCCGTCATCATCGGGCTTCTCTTCAAAGCAGGCGGCGTGCCCGGGCATTTCTGGATCCCCGACGCCGCGCAATCCTCGGGAACCGCGGTCGCGGCATTCCTCACCACAGTGCCCAAACTCGGCGCCGTGGTGGCCCTCTCTCGCCTGGTGATGGTCGCCCCGGATACCGTGCATCTCCCACTTCTCATCGGAGTGCTCGCTGCGCTCAGCATGACCGTAGGCAACCTCGCCGCGTTGGCACAGACGAACGTTCTCCGTCTCCTCGGTTGGTCCACGGTCAGCCAAGTCGGCTACCTCCTGATGCCCGTCGCCGTCATTACCCTGGCCACACGGGCATCCGCGGCCCTGCTGACCTATCTGGTGCTCTACGCGGTAACTAACCTCGCGGTGTTCGCTGTTGTCGCGTGTTTGCCGCGACGGCAGAGCCTCGCCGACTGGGCCGGGGTCGCGAAAACCCACCCCTGGCTCACCGGGGCTCTTATCGTCGGTTGTCTTAGCCTTCTCGGAACTCCCCCTACCGCGGTGTTCGCGGGAAAACTTGCCGTTTTCACCGCCACGTGGGATGGCGGAATGGCGTGGCTGGTTGTCATCGCCGCAGCGAACTCGGTGTTGAGTCTTGGGTATTACCTGCGATTTTTCATCAGCCCATTTAACGCACCGGCCGCCGCGACGGATGGATCGAGAACAAGTTCTTTTCCTCGGCGCGCATACGTGATACCCGTCGTTTTGGGAATCGCCACTCTGGCTGCCGGCCCTTTGGCCCTCGGCCTCGGGCTTCTGTGA